A single region of the Microthrixaceae bacterium genome encodes:
- a CDS encoding ABC transporter ATP-binding protein/permease produces the protein MANPAEGANNRSIDRRLARRVAAYARPQRRRLVGFVTTIVLGALLGLAPPFLFKAIIDDALPAKDRRQLTVLSLLVVVAAIASAGLSLLERFSSATIGEGLIYDLRRQLYDHVQRLPLGFFTRSQTGSLISRLNNDVIGAQRAFTGTLGTVVSNLVTVAVTLAAMARLEWRLTIASVLLLPLFILPARRIGTRLAAITRSGMQHNAEMNNLMTERFGVSGALLVKTYGDEDRELARFSAQAAHVRDIGVRSAMFTRIFMAVLGLLGAVGTAAIYWWGGRQVIDGAITLGTLTALAALVVRIYEPLTGLTNARVDIMSALVSFERVFEILDAPSSITDPAEPTALSPVQGRVEFDHVSFRYPTSSPDSIASLEGGFGQHQGEELPVLHDIVATIEPGQMAAIVGPSGSGKSTLVSLVSRLWDVTEGAVRIDGVDVREVSQRELRASIGVVAQDSHMFHTTVAENLRFAREGATLEELREATAAAQVLEVIERLPDGFDTVVGERGYRLSGGEKQRLAIARMLLKDPAIVVLDEATSHLDAENEHLVQLALARALAGRTALVVAHRLSTIIDADMILVMNEGRIVQRGTHLELLASEGLYRELYTTLNRDD, from the coding sequence ATGGCCAACCCTGCCGAGGGAGCGAACAACCGTTCGATCGACCGCCGCTTGGCGCGTCGCGTCGCCGCCTATGCGCGTCCGCAGCGCCGCCGACTCGTAGGGTTCGTCACCACGATCGTGCTCGGAGCCCTCCTGGGGCTTGCACCCCCATTTCTGTTCAAGGCCATCATCGACGACGCGCTCCCAGCCAAGGACCGCCGACAGCTCACCGTGCTGTCGCTCCTCGTGGTGGTCGCGGCCATCGCCTCCGCGGGGCTCAGCCTGCTGGAACGGTTCTCGTCGGCCACGATCGGCGAAGGGCTCATCTATGACCTGCGTCGTCAGCTCTACGACCACGTCCAACGCCTTCCGCTCGGGTTTTTCACCCGCTCCCAAACCGGATCGCTCATCAGTCGCTTGAACAACGACGTCATCGGAGCTCAGCGCGCCTTCACCGGCACGCTCGGCACCGTCGTGTCGAACCTCGTCACCGTCGCCGTGACGCTCGCCGCGATGGCCCGTCTCGAATGGCGACTCACCATCGCGTCGGTGCTGCTGCTGCCGCTGTTCATCCTGCCCGCCCGGCGAATCGGCACACGCCTCGCCGCCATCACCCGATCGGGTATGCAACACAACGCCGAGATGAACAACCTCATGACCGAGCGGTTCGGCGTCTCGGGGGCATTGCTGGTCAAGACCTACGGCGACGAGGACCGCGAGCTCGCGCGCTTTTCCGCCCAGGCCGCCCATGTGCGAGACATCGGCGTGCGTTCTGCCATGTTCACCCGAATCTTCATGGCGGTGCTCGGGCTGCTCGGCGCGGTCGGTACCGCCGCCATCTACTGGTGGGGCGGACGGCAGGTGATCGACGGCGCGATCACCCTGGGCACCCTGACCGCTCTCGCAGCGCTCGTTGTCCGAATCTACGAACCGCTCACCGGACTCACCAATGCCAGAGTCGACATCATGAGCGCGTTGGTGAGCTTCGAGCGCGTCTTTGAGATTCTCGACGCACCTTCGTCGATCACCGACCCGGCCGAGCCAACCGCATTGTCACCGGTGCAGGGACGCGTCGAGTTCGATCACGTCTCGTTTCGATACCCGACGTCGAGCCCCGACTCGATCGCCTCGCTCGAAGGCGGCTTCGGACAACACCAGGGCGAGGAGCTCCCCGTGTTGCACGACATCGTCGCCACCATCGAGCCGGGACAGATGGCGGCGATCGTCGGACCGTCGGGTTCGGGGAAGTCGACGCTCGTCTCATTGGTCAGTCGCTTGTGGGATGTCACCGAGGGCGCCGTTCGAATCGACGGCGTCGATGTTCGCGAGGTGTCACAACGCGAGCTGCGGGCATCGATCGGCGTGGTTGCGCAGGATTCCCACATGTTCCATACGACGGTGGCCGAGAACCTGCGATTCGCACGCGAGGGTGCCACCCTGGAGGAACTGCGCGAGGCGACCGCTGCGGCTCAGGTTCTCGAGGTGATCGAACGGCTGCCGGACGGGTTCGACACCGTCGTAGGCGAACGCGGCTATCGGCTCAGCGGCGGCGAGAAGCAACGCCTCGCGATCGCTCGGATGTTGTTGAAGGATCCGGCCATCGTCGTGCTCGACGAGGCGACGAGCCACCTCGACGCCGAGAACGAACACCTCGTGCAGTTGGCGCTGGCCCGCGCACTTGCCGGGCGCACCGCACTCGTCGTCGCTCACCGACTGTCCACCATCATCGATGCCGACATGATCCTGGTGATGAACGAAGGGCGAATCGTTCAACGCGGCACGCATCTCGAACTCCTCGCGTCCGAGGGCCTTTACCGCGAGTTGTACACGACGCTCAACCGCGACGACTGA
- a CDS encoding CPBP family intramembrane metalloprotease — MSMPGSPPVAPPGWHFQPGVGRWLWWDGYRWIDPAATWSPIPPNAVSDPDEAPERWWPPLTPIRFPAAIVTAVFMVAMFATQLWVAGSADEMGLGTAVLGLVVLVMSVLGMPAVALACAHHWGSRGALRSIGVRVRWIDLPLGVVTAVVMYAAMIVINLLTLGFGAETGSNLEGVGADGISGGYFLFLLVLAGLLAPITEELLFRGAMLRGLLDKLGTWPSLIVQSVIFGSMHFTPDQGWGNVNLILSLSVLGLCLGIITKATGRLGAAVIAHAIFNSANLLLLWLVAA; from the coding sequence ATGTCGATGCCCGGATCCCCGCCAGTCGCCCCGCCCGGGTGGCACTTCCAGCCAGGCGTCGGCCGGTGGCTCTGGTGGGATGGGTACCGCTGGATCGATCCGGCTGCCACCTGGTCCCCGATCCCACCGAACGCGGTGTCGGATCCCGACGAGGCCCCCGAACGATGGTGGCCGCCACTGACACCGATCCGGTTCCCCGCGGCGATCGTCACTGCGGTCTTCATGGTCGCGATGTTCGCCACCCAGCTGTGGGTCGCCGGTTCCGCCGACGAGATGGGTCTGGGAACTGCGGTTCTCGGGCTCGTGGTGCTGGTGATGTCGGTGTTGGGTATGCCGGCGGTCGCCCTGGCGTGTGCTCACCACTGGGGTTCGCGCGGAGCGCTGCGATCGATCGGGGTAAGGGTGCGGTGGATCGACCTCCCGCTCGGTGTGGTCACGGCGGTCGTCATGTACGCAGCGATGATCGTGATCAACCTGTTGACGCTGGGTTTCGGTGCCGAAACCGGGTCCAACCTGGAGGGGGTCGGGGCCGACGGCATCTCCGGTGGTTACTTCCTGTTCCTGTTGGTCCTGGCGGGTCTACTCGCTCCGATCACCGAGGAACTGCTGTTTCGCGGCGCCATGCTTCGCGGGCTCCTTGACAAGCTGGGAACCTGGCCGTCGCTCATCGTCCAATCGGTGATCTTCGGCTCGATGCATTTCACCCCGGATCAGGGTTGGGGCAACGTCAATCTGATTCTGTCGCTCTCCGTCCTGGGCCTGTGTCTGGGCATCATCACCAAGGCGACCGGACGGCTCGGCGCGGCGGTCATCGCGCACGCCATCTTCAACTCGGCGAACCTGTTGCTGCTGTGGCTCGTTGCCGCCTGA
- the tadA gene encoding tRNA adenosine(34) deaminase TadA produces MPIDPAVLADPERFMRQALEVAATSIEAGDLPIGALAIHDGEVIASAHNRRTIDADPLAHAELLAIAQAARNLGEWRLNEVTIVVTLEPCPMCAGAMWAARIGGVVYGAADLKAGAVGSLYNMGSDPRLNHEFDVRPRVFEQECAGILTKFFEARRGA; encoded by the coding sequence ATGCCCATCGACCCCGCAGTACTCGCCGACCCCGAACGTTTCATGCGCCAGGCCCTTGAGGTAGCTGCGACGTCGATCGAGGCGGGGGATCTTCCCATCGGCGCGCTCGCCATCCACGACGGTGAGGTGATCGCGAGCGCCCACAACCGTCGCACGATCGATGCGGATCCGCTGGCCCACGCCGAACTGCTCGCCATCGCGCAGGCCGCTCGAAACCTCGGCGAATGGCGCCTCAACGAGGTGACGATCGTCGTCACCCTCGAACCCTGCCCGATGTGCGCGGGAGCGATGTGGGCTGCACGGATCGGCGGCGTCGTGTACGGCGCAGCCGACCTCAAAGCCGGTGCGGTCGGCTCGTTGTACAACATGGGCAGCGATCCCAGGCTGAACCACGAATTCGACGTACGGCCCCGCGTTTTCGAACAGGAGTGTGCCGGGATCCTCACCAAGTTCTTCGAGGCCCGTCGCGGCGCCTGA
- a CDS encoding EamA family transporter: MVLATVLAVGSAAIHASWNLLIKTGRDRTLSGWGQFSAAAVLAGLALCVVGFPGRAAVPYLVATATIHIVYVECLVAAYHHGDFSIAYPIARGSGAVLAALAAVVLLGDSMSSLAWASIAVAAGGLISLRWGADLTDASDSLAMVFALGTGVMIAAYSVVDAAGARAVDSGVSYGLASVGAAGMAVTLANLARPSRRRRAGELLVDWRRHLAGGAGTLAAYTMVLVAVRRAPVGYVTMLRESSVVLGALIGWLVLAEPMGSRRVVSSAVVLAGLVALVVVGA; this comes from the coding sequence ATGGTGCTCGCGACCGTGCTCGCTGTGGGATCCGCCGCGATCCATGCGTCGTGGAACCTGCTCATCAAGACCGGACGTGACCGCACACTGTCGGGTTGGGGACAGTTCAGCGCCGCGGCGGTCCTTGCAGGGTTGGCGCTGTGTGTCGTCGGATTCCCGGGGCGTGCCGCCGTGCCGTATCTCGTTGCCACAGCCACGATTCACATCGTGTACGTCGAGTGTCTGGTGGCGGCGTACCACCACGGTGATTTCTCCATCGCGTATCCGATCGCCCGGGGCAGTGGCGCTGTACTTGCAGCGCTGGCGGCGGTAGTTCTACTCGGAGACTCGATGTCCTCGTTGGCGTGGGCGTCGATCGCAGTGGCGGCCGGCGGGCTGATTTCTCTGCGCTGGGGTGCTGACCTCACCGATGCTTCCGACTCGCTGGCGATGGTGTTCGCGCTTGGCACCGGCGTGATGATCGCCGCCTACTCCGTGGTCGACGCCGCAGGGGCGCGGGCGGTCGACTCGGGTGTCTCCTACGGGTTGGCATCGGTCGGTGCCGCGGGTATGGCGGTGACGCTGGCCAACCTCGCCCGGCCCAGTCGCCGTCGTCGAGCGGGTGAATTGCTTGTCGATTGGCGCCGACACCTCGCCGGAGGTGCGGGCACGTTGGCGGCGTACACGATGGTGCTGGTGGCGGTGCGGCGGGCGCCGGTCGGGTACGTGACCATGTTGCGCGAGTCCTCGGTGGTGCTCGGCGCGCTCATCGGCTGGTTGGTGCTTGCCGAGCCGATGGGATCGCGCCGTGTCGTGTCATCCGCCGTCGTGCTTGCGGGCCTGGTCGCGCTCGTCGTTGTCGGTGCCTGA
- a CDS encoding adenylate/guanylate cyclase domain-containing protein produces MSATSEPASDPILRSSGGFDGGQPTVAADEVRPPRRWMSVRDPSAQARTTVGGVLFWQILANSVGVALVALYVMVLFPSGSEERVRFTALVFVIYVTVIVVVGVPINVFLLGRAVRWVREGVQPTPSQRRLLFRLPLYETLPCVVWWIGGSVIFGVLNKTSSRVSIGIFFAGLVTCAALYLLVESHFRPVFALALRHADLPDGRRDLLPRLMLTWALGSAVPIALLGIAPLLNDNFEARRMPWIAGFSVLGGGAVMVIGTLSVSRPLTRVREALWDVERGQLDIELPIDDLGEIGRLSKGVNDMVAGLRERERLREQFGHQVGRGAFEVAQGSEEALSSVGVLRTVAVLFVDLEGFTRYSERHDPGQVVDMLNRFFEVVVTTVNREGGWVNKFEGDAALCLFGVPDVEEDYASRALIAAARMRSDLQRVRFDPNGIAEERLNAGIAVATGPVIAGFLGTPERYEYTVIGDCVNLASRLCDLAKTVPGKTLVTREAWEQAGRPDGWRMGSTLRVRGRRQRVSTMEAQTELRIGRRPIRRS; encoded by the coding sequence ATGTCGGCAACGAGTGAACCTGCATCGGACCCGATCCTGCGTTCGTCAGGCGGATTCGACGGTGGCCAGCCGACGGTGGCCGCCGACGAGGTGCGCCCGCCTCGTCGCTGGATGTCGGTTCGCGACCCTTCGGCGCAGGCGCGCACAACCGTCGGCGGAGTGCTGTTCTGGCAGATCTTGGCGAACAGCGTCGGGGTCGCGCTGGTCGCGCTGTACGTGATGGTGCTCTTTCCGTCGGGATCCGAGGAGCGGGTCCGTTTCACGGCGCTGGTGTTCGTGATCTATGTGACCGTCATCGTGGTGGTCGGGGTGCCGATCAACGTGTTCCTGCTCGGCCGCGCCGTTCGCTGGGTTCGCGAAGGGGTGCAACCAACTCCGAGCCAGCGGCGTTTGCTGTTTCGCCTCCCCCTGTACGAGACCCTCCCGTGTGTCGTGTGGTGGATCGGCGGTTCGGTCATCTTCGGAGTCCTCAACAAGACGTCGTCGCGCGTGTCGATCGGGATCTTCTTCGCCGGTTTGGTGACCTGTGCCGCGCTGTACCTCCTCGTCGAATCCCATTTCCGACCCGTGTTCGCCCTCGCTCTACGCCACGCCGACCTGCCCGACGGCCGCCGAGATCTGCTGCCGCGCCTGATGCTGACGTGGGCGCTGGGAAGCGCGGTGCCGATCGCCCTGTTGGGGATTGCTCCGCTCCTGAACGACAACTTCGAGGCGCGCCGCATGCCGTGGATTGCGGGGTTCTCGGTCCTCGGAGGCGGTGCGGTCATGGTCATCGGGACGCTGTCGGTATCGCGTCCGCTCACGCGGGTGCGCGAAGCGCTGTGGGACGTGGAACGCGGGCAACTCGACATCGAATTGCCCATCGACGACCTCGGTGAGATCGGACGGCTCTCCAAGGGAGTCAACGATATGGTCGCAGGGCTGCGCGAACGCGAACGGCTCCGCGAGCAGTTCGGCCATCAGGTCGGCCGGGGGGCCTTTGAGGTGGCCCAAGGATCTGAGGAGGCGCTGAGCTCGGTGGGGGTGTTACGAACGGTTGCGGTCCTGTTCGTCGACCTCGAGGGCTTCACGCGCTACAGCGAACGCCACGACCCGGGTCAGGTCGTCGACATGTTGAATCGTTTCTTCGAGGTCGTGGTGACCACGGTCAACCGGGAGGGCGGGTGGGTGAACAAGTTCGAAGGGGACGCAGCGCTGTGCCTCTTCGGGGTACCCGATGTCGAGGAGGACTACGCCTCGCGCGCGCTGATTGCGGCGGCGAGGATGCGCAGCGACCTCCAGCGGGTGCGGTTCGACCCGAACGGTATCGCCGAGGAACGACTGAATGCGGGGATTGCGGTGGCGACCGGGCCCGTGATCGCCGGGTTTCTCGGGACTCCCGAGCGGTACGAGTACACGGTGATCGGCGACTGTGTGAACCTCGCGTCACGCCTGTGTGACCTCGCCAAGACCGTTCCAGGTAAGACGCTCGTGACCCGCGAGGCGTGGGAGCAGGCCGGCCGACCGGATGGCTGGCGGATGGGGTCGACGCTTCGGGTTCGCGGTCGCCGCCAGCGGGTGTCGACGATGGAGGCGCAGACCGAGTTGCGAATCGGACGTCGGCCGATCCGTCGCTCGTAA